A single genomic interval of Candidatus Zixiibacteriota bacterium harbors:
- a CDS encoding xanthine dehydrogenase family protein subunit M — MMPLRRFTIHQPKSVAEAAQMLAHYGDKARLYAGGTELLLAMKHDLLRYEHLVDVKTIPGLDRIEANGSALRIGSGATHRSIERSSLVRERLPVMAEMESQVANVRVRATGTLGGNLCFAEPHSDPATLLLALEATARIEGGRGTRSLPLDRLITGAYETALAPDELLACVEIPLSQDRRRAAYVKFQTHERPTLSLALVLELEDDDRIIKRARAAAGSVGARPSRSPAAESLLQGPRHEVEKRLPDAARALADAADPVDDLQGSAEYKRHLVGVFLKRAFARALA, encoded by the coding sequence ATGATGCCCTTGCGACGATTCACGATCCATCAGCCGAAAAGCGTTGCCGAAGCGGCCCAGATGCTCGCCCACTACGGGGACAAAGCGCGGCTCTACGCAGGCGGCACCGAGCTGCTCCTCGCCATGAAGCACGACCTGCTGCGCTACGAGCATCTCGTCGACGTCAAGACCATTCCCGGCCTCGATCGCATCGAGGCGAACGGCTCGGCGCTGCGCATCGGCAGCGGCGCCACGCATCGCTCGATCGAGCGGTCGAGCCTCGTTCGCGAGCGGCTCCCCGTGATGGCGGAAATGGAGTCCCAGGTGGCCAACGTTCGCGTGCGCGCGACGGGAACGCTCGGAGGAAACCTCTGCTTCGCCGAGCCGCACTCCGACCCGGCGACGCTCTTGCTCGCGCTCGAGGCGACCGCCCGGATTGAAGGCGGCCGCGGGACGAGATCGCTGCCGCTCGACCGTCTGATCACGGGCGCCTACGAGACCGCCCTCGCCCCCGACGAGCTCCTGGCGTGCGTGGAGATTCCGCTGTCCCAAGACCGTCGTCGCGCCGCCTACGTCAAGTTCCAGACGCACGAGCGCCCCACCCTGAGCCTGGCGCTGGTTCTGGAGCTGGAAGACGACGACCGGATCATCAAGCGAGCACGCGCGGCCGCCGGCAGCGTCGGGGCCCGGCCGAGCCGCTCGCCGGCTGCGGAGTCCCTCCTCCAGGGGCCCCGCCACGAGGTCGAAAAGCGCCTTCCCGACGCGGCCCGGGCGCTGGCCGACGCCGCCGACCCCGTGGACGACCTGCAGGGGAGCGCCGAATACAAGCGCCACCTCGTGGGAGTCTTTCTCAAGCGCGCCTTCGCCAGGGCGCTTGCCTGA
- a CDS encoding xanthine dehydrogenase family protein molybdopterin-binding subunit, with the protein MSAEKRTGFRVVNHSVPRRDGRVKVTGRATYVSDVKLPGMAHAKVLRSPYAHARILSIDKSRAEAHPGVYCVVTGYDLEGLNPYYGHAVKDHPLLAIDKVRYAGEPVAAVVAVDERTAFEALEFIEVRYEELKAVFTPQEAMAPDAPLLHERKFEAGALRGFEGDVAAGKGTNICQTHRIQWGDVEKAFREAAVVVEGEYYFPMTYAYAMEPYVAIADVNEQGVTIYSSAQHPFMVRHDLKSIFNLPVSQVRLVVPFVGGGYGSKSYTKIEPLVAACSWKAKRPVKLQLTVEEAMLTTRSDDAYTWMRTAVDAGGRIIARQAKILMNTGAYAENSPLVVEKSTNRCVGPYAIPNVLIENTSYYTNTVPASSYRGFGCAQVTLPGESQIDELAAKLGKDPYRFRLENAARPGEEFFPGLRPFDGTLQEDLETAAEAIGWSEPLPENHGRTIACSGSDAGAYPLTSTAIRVHADGSVTILTGSTELGQGSHTVLAQIAAEELGVPFEKVHVVSSDTAITPYDRSTGASRTTTLMGTAVLEASREAIRQMTVMAADVLKVRPEEIQAVCGGVRCGEVQLSWAEVISKYYGLPDGEVIGRAYIRKEGKFAKLPVFWETACTAVEVAVDEETGEIRVEKLATVGDVGLAINPALAEGQDLGAATMGMGIGLFEELVYEGPQLVNGSILDYRVPRFSDLPKRIEMRLVQNQDGAGPYGAKGGGEASLNSMAANIANAVDRAVGVRIRQAPLTPERVWRALEEKKRRAPKAQ; encoded by the coding sequence GTGAGCGCCGAGAAACGAACCGGGTTCCGCGTCGTCAACCATTCCGTCCCGCGCCGCGACGGCCGCGTCAAGGTCACCGGCCGGGCGACTTACGTGAGCGACGTGAAGCTCCCCGGTATGGCCCATGCCAAGGTGCTGCGCAGTCCCTACGCCCACGCCAGGATTCTCTCGATCGACAAGAGCCGGGCGGAGGCGCACCCGGGGGTCTACTGCGTCGTCACCGGTTACGATCTCGAAGGGCTCAACCCGTACTACGGCCATGCGGTCAAAGACCACCCGCTGCTCGCCATCGACAAGGTGCGCTACGCCGGCGAGCCGGTGGCCGCGGTCGTCGCGGTCGACGAGCGCACCGCTTTCGAGGCGCTCGAGTTCATCGAGGTCCGGTACGAGGAGCTGAAGGCGGTCTTCACGCCGCAGGAGGCGATGGCCCCGGACGCGCCGCTGCTGCACGAGCGCAAGTTCGAGGCCGGTGCGCTGCGCGGCTTCGAGGGCGATGTCGCCGCCGGCAAGGGTACCAACATCTGCCAGACGCACAGGATCCAGTGGGGCGACGTCGAGAAGGCGTTCAGAGAAGCGGCGGTGGTGGTCGAGGGCGAGTACTATTTTCCGATGACCTACGCCTACGCGATGGAGCCGTACGTCGCGATCGCGGACGTCAACGAGCAGGGCGTGACCATCTACTCCTCGGCGCAGCATCCTTTCATGGTACGCCACGACCTCAAGTCCATTTTCAATCTGCCGGTGAGCCAGGTCCGCCTGGTCGTTCCGTTCGTGGGGGGCGGCTACGGAAGCAAGTCCTACACCAAGATCGAGCCGCTGGTGGCCGCCTGCTCCTGGAAAGCCAAGCGGCCGGTCAAGCTCCAGCTCACGGTCGAAGAGGCGATGCTGACCACGCGCAGCGACGACGCCTACACCTGGATGCGCACGGCCGTCGACGCCGGCGGCAGGATCATCGCGCGCCAGGCGAAGATCCTGATGAACACCGGCGCCTATGCCGAGAACAGCCCGCTGGTCGTCGAGAAATCGACCAACCGGTGCGTGGGTCCTTACGCCATTCCCAACGTGCTGATCGAAAACACCTCCTATTACACCAACACCGTGCCGGCGAGCTCTTACCGGGGGTTCGGCTGCGCCCAGGTCACGCTGCCCGGCGAATCCCAGATCGACGAGCTCGCGGCCAAGCTCGGAAAGGATCCTTATCGCTTTCGCCTGGAAAACGCCGCGAGGCCTGGCGAGGAATTTTTCCCTGGGCTGCGGCCGTTCGACGGCACGCTCCAGGAGGATCTCGAGACCGCAGCCGAGGCGATCGGCTGGAGCGAGCCCCTGCCCGAAAACCACGGACGCACCATCGCCTGCTCCGGCAGCGATGCGGGCGCTTACCCGTTGACTTCCACCGCCATTCGGGTTCACGCCGACGGGTCGGTGACGATTCTTACGGGGAGCACCGAGCTCGGGCAGGGAAGCCACACGGTCCTGGCCCAGATTGCGGCCGAGGAGCTGGGCGTGCCCTTCGAAAAGGTCCACGTGGTCTCCTCCGATACTGCGATCACGCCCTATGACCGCTCCACCGGGGCGAGCCGGACGACCACGCTCATGGGCACGGCGGTCCTCGAGGCGAGCCGCGAGGCGATCCGGCAGATGACGGTCATGGCGGCCGACGTGCTCAAGGTCAGGCCGGAGGAGATCCAGGCGGTCTGCGGGGGCGTGCGTTGCGGCGAGGTGCAGCTCAGCTGGGCGGAGGTGATCAGCAAGTACTACGGGCTTCCGGACGGCGAGGTGATCGGCCGCGCCTACATCCGCAAGGAAGGGAAATTCGCCAAGCTTCCGGTCTTCTGGGAGACCGCCTGCACCGCGGTCGAGGTGGCGGTGGACGAGGAGACCGGCGAGATTCGCGTGGAGAAGCTCGCGACGGTGGGGGACGTGGGGCTCGCCATCAACCCCGCGCTCGCTGAAGGCCAGGACCTGGGGGCCGCCACGATGGGAATGGGTATCGGGCTGTTCGAGGAGCTCGTCTACGAGGGACCGCAGCTCGTCAACGGCTCGATCCTCGATTATCGCGTGCCGCGCTTTTCCGACCTGCCGAAGCGGATCGAGATGCGCTTGGTGCAAAACCAGGATGGCGCCGGCCCTTACGGCGCCAAGGGCGGCGGCGAAGCGTCGCTCAACTCGATGGCCGCCAACATCGCCAACGCCGTCGACCGCGCGGTCGGCGTGAGGATCCGCCAGGCGCCGCTGACGCCGGAAAGAGTCTGGCGCGCGCTCGAAGAGAAAAAACGCCGGGCGCCAAAAGCTCAATAG
- a CDS encoding (2Fe-2S)-binding protein gives MNIQFVLNGKAREVECEPQETLAEVLRDRLNLTGTKVSCEVQVCGACTVLVDDLPVSACTLLAYEVRGKQVTTIEGLERPDGALHPLQQAFIDEFAFQCGFCTPGMIMAALGLLRENPRPSRDEIIRYMNGNICRCTGYLPIVKAIERAAKESVK, from the coding sequence TTGAACATCCAATTCGTACTGAACGGCAAGGCCCGAGAGGTCGAGTGCGAGCCGCAGGAGACCCTCGCCGAGGTGTTGCGCGATCGGCTCAACCTCACCGGAACGAAGGTTTCCTGTGAGGTCCAGGTCTGCGGCGCCTGCACGGTGCTGGTCGACGACCTGCCGGTAAGCGCCTGCACGCTGCTCGCCTATGAGGTGCGCGGCAAGCAGGTGACCACCATCGAGGGGCTCGAGCGTCCCGACGGCGCGCTCCACCCGCTCCAGCAGGCGTTCATCGACGAGTTCGCTTTTCAGTGCGGCTTCTGCACCCCCGGGATGATCATGGCGGCCCTCGGGCTGCTGCGCGAGAATCCGCGCCCGTCACGGGACGAGATCATCCGCTACATGAACGGCAACATCTGCCGCTGCACCGGCTATCTCCCCATCGTCAAGGCGATCGAGCGCGCCGCCAAGGAGAGCGTCAAGTGA
- a CDS encoding LLM class F420-dependent oxidoreductase, which yields MSKIAFGVRVPNSGPLSSIENIVKAARTAEDLGFDSIWVHDHVVWSSEMHRHHISSGAAEALSDSQEANFYEATTVLSYLAAETRKITLGVACLVMPCRNPIYAAKQYATVDHLAQGRLIVGVGLGSKATRESDEFGVFGVPYERRGDRTDEYIQAMKAVWTQPLASYQGEFIQFKNAEIFPKPVQKPHPPVWVGGWMKLAAKRAGKHGEGWIPGWLSPKEMKAGCDILRRTARESGRDPEKITIAVEKLATIAKTRDEGLNLALPTLKTSSESYERDINSLQFALDRHIFGSVDDVKRRCDEFIENGVQHFELKIIYPTMDSLQRQMELWAENILPRYQ from the coding sequence ATGAGCAAAATCGCCTTCGGCGTCAGGGTTCCCAATTCCGGCCCGCTCTCGAGCATCGAGAACATCGTCAAAGCCGCCAGGACCGCCGAGGATCTCGGCTTCGATTCGATCTGGGTTCACGACCACGTCGTCTGGAGCTCGGAAATGCACCGCCACCACATCTCTTCGGGGGCGGCCGAGGCCCTGAGCGACTCCCAGGAGGCCAACTTCTACGAGGCGACCACGGTCCTGTCCTATCTGGCGGCGGAAACCCGGAAGATCACGCTCGGCGTCGCCTGCCTGGTCATGCCGTGCCGCAATCCGATCTACGCGGCCAAGCAGTACGCGACGGTCGACCATCTGGCGCAGGGGAGGCTGATCGTGGGCGTGGGGCTCGGCTCCAAGGCGACCAGGGAATCCGACGAGTTCGGGGTCTTCGGCGTGCCCTACGAGAGGCGCGGCGACCGGACCGACGAATACATCCAGGCGATGAAAGCCGTCTGGACCCAGCCGCTGGCGTCCTACCAGGGGGAGTTCATCCAGTTCAAGAACGCCGAGATCTTTCCCAAGCCGGTGCAAAAGCCCCATCCGCCCGTCTGGGTCGGCGGCTGGATGAAGCTCGCCGCCAAACGGGCCGGCAAGCACGGCGAGGGCTGGATTCCAGGCTGGCTCTCGCCGAAGGAGATGAAGGCCGGCTGCGATATCCTGCGCCGGACGGCCCGCGAGAGCGGCCGCGACCCCGAAAAGATCACCATCGCGGTGGAAAAGCTCGCGACGATCGCCAAAACCCGCGACGAAGGGCTGAACCTCGCGCTTCCGACCCTGAAAACCAGCAGCGAGAGCTACGAGCGCGACATCAACAGCCTCCAGTTCGCCCTCGACCGGCACATCTTCGGCTCCGTGGATGATGTCAAGCGGCGCTGTGACGAGTTCATCGAGAACGGCGTGCAGCACTTCGAGCTGAAGATCATCTACCCGACGATGGACAGCTTGCAGCGCCAGATGGAGTTGTGGGCGGAGAACATTCTGCCGCGTTATCAGTAA
- a CDS encoding alpha/beta hydrolase → MRTEKVNFYSEGDRLAGVLYLPDSDQGRPYPGIVQGPGFLGLKDAKHYIMMFEKLCAAGYACLCFDYRGWGDSEGKHRGWVMPGWQVEDIRNAITYMQTRSEIDPNRIATYGSGGTGGGNAVYVAAVDDRVKCAVSYLGISNGRDWLHSMRREYEWVEYRKRLEEDRKKRVLTGASEIVSAREEIMVATPERKATTIKKEVESKIPDAMPLQCAEAIMEYSPEDVVHKIAPRGVLFIAVENDAVTPEEQSIRLYEKAGEPKKLVLYRQTTHYGVYNDYFDDVAANVIDWYNRHLKYDRIAITEKK, encoded by the coding sequence ATGCGTACCGAGAAGGTCAATTTCTACAGCGAGGGCGACAGGCTGGCCGGGGTGCTCTATCTGCCCGATTCGGATCAGGGAAGGCCCTACCCCGGCATCGTCCAGGGTCCGGGGTTCCTCGGCCTGAAAGACGCCAAGCACTACATCATGATGTTCGAGAAGCTCTGCGCCGCCGGCTACGCCTGCCTGTGCTTCGACTACCGCGGCTGGGGCGACAGCGAGGGCAAGCACCGGGGCTGGGTGATGCCCGGGTGGCAGGTCGAGGACATTCGAAACGCGATCACGTATATGCAGACCCGCTCCGAGATCGACCCCAACCGCATTGCGACCTACGGGTCCGGCGGCACCGGCGGCGGCAATGCGGTTTACGTGGCCGCGGTCGACGACCGGGTGAAGTGCGCGGTCTCCTACCTCGGGATCAGCAACGGGCGCGACTGGCTGCATTCGATGCGGCGCGAATACGAGTGGGTGGAGTACCGCAAGCGGCTGGAGGAGGACCGAAAGAAGCGCGTGCTCACGGGAGCCAGCGAGATCGTCAGCGCCCGCGAGGAGATCATGGTGGCGACGCCGGAGCGCAAGGCGACCACGATCAAGAAGGAGGTCGAATCGAAGATTCCCGACGCGATGCCGCTCCAGTGCGCGGAGGCCATCATGGAGTACAGTCCGGAAGACGTCGTTCACAAGATCGCGCCCCGCGGCGTGCTGTTCATCGCGGTCGAGAACGACGCGGTCACGCCCGAAGAGCAATCGATACGCCTGTACGAGAAGGCCGGCGAGCCGAAGAAGCTCGTGCTTTATCGCCAGACGACGCATTACGGCGTCTACAACGATTACTTCGACGACGTCGCCGCCAACGTGATCGACTGGTACAACCGCCACCTGAAATACGACAGGATCGCGATCACCGAAAAGAAATAG
- a CDS encoding LLM class flavin-dependent oxidoreductase has product MPTKLKFGLLLPHFGEHASIEKCIEGAKKAEEYGFDSVWVRDHLVFEPHGMEGEDNTHIEGLLVLASIASVCKKLTLGTGTVIAHRHPIHLAQVMAALSVISGGKVIMGLGLGTFKHEFAAAGYPNSLEDRANLARINAHLCRRLWSGEKVSYKDQYFNFENVSLKPTPVAPIPIWYGGGTPAAARRAAEYCDGWMPGRIPMLTFIKMVGYLREQYEKAGRPMGTVGAIPIVSIDKDLDTALSKVNTPGLINEGNSPSKKTWVNYGKFKTFEDIRGLLLAGRPEDVVRDTQEYERNGLNHIVYDLRFRFADWYQQIDYLGKEVLPALRA; this is encoded by the coding sequence ATGCCGACAAAGTTGAAATTTGGTTTGTTGCTGCCGCACTTCGGCGAACACGCTTCGATCGAAAAATGCATCGAGGGAGCGAAAAAAGCCGAGGAGTACGGATTCGACTCGGTCTGGGTCAGAGACCATCTGGTGTTCGAGCCGCACGGTATGGAGGGCGAGGACAACACGCACATCGAAGGCCTGCTCGTGCTCGCGTCGATCGCCTCCGTCTGCAAGAAGCTCACGCTCGGTACCGGCACCGTGATCGCGCACCGCCATCCGATCCACCTCGCCCAGGTGATGGCGGCGCTCAGCGTCATCAGCGGCGGCAAGGTGATCATGGGGCTCGGGCTGGGAACGTTCAAGCACGAGTTTGCCGCGGCCGGTTATCCGAACAGTCTCGAGGACCGCGCCAACCTCGCCCGCATCAACGCTCATCTCTGCCGGCGGCTCTGGTCGGGCGAAAAGGTCTCCTACAAGGACCAGTATTTCAATTTCGAGAACGTCTCGTTGAAGCCCACGCCGGTGGCGCCGATTCCCATCTGGTACGGCGGCGGCACGCCCGCCGCCGCGCGCCGCGCCGCCGAGTATTGCGACGGGTGGATGCCCGGGCGGATCCCGATGCTGACCTTCATCAAGATGGTGGGCTACCTGCGCGAGCAGTACGAGAAAGCCGGCCGGCCGATGGGAACCGTCGGCGCGATCCCGATCGTCAGCATCGACAAGGACCTCGATACCGCGCTCAGCAAGGTCAACACCCCGGGGCTGATCAACGAGGGCAACAGCCCGAGCAAGAAGACGTGGGTCAACTACGGAAAATTCAAGACCTTCGAGGACATCCGCGGCCTCCTGCTCGCGGGCAGGCCGGAAGACGTGGTCCGTGACACGCAGGAGTACGAAAGAAACGGCCTGAACCATATCGTTTACGATCTGCGGTTCCGCTTCGCCGACTGGTACCAGCAGATCGACTATTTGGGCAAGGAGGTCTTGCCCGCGCTGCGCGCTTAA
- a CDS encoding MurR/RpiR family transcriptional regulator, which produces MTQKFHPMDLINEIFTKVNGLNGAQKRIGHYLKHDRSALLFSNVDDLAQAAGVSRSTVVRFARSLGYRGFPEFKREIQREMRRKLRSAARMEETFAELGNDENIVAKLIKRDIQLLQETLQALSFSDFQRAVEIIWRARQVFIIGLNASMALAHLLHFRLVRVKKDARWIFLTGGSALVEQLAFMGREDVLIAIDFLQAPREVQAALQHARKAGAPILGITDFPTSAIAKAADVCLYAKRGLHSTVNSLTPAFALVNALAIAVVWTKKADSIKALAELDALLEEQTV; this is translated from the coding sequence GTGACACAAAAGTTTCACCCGATGGATCTCATCAACGAGATTTTCACGAAGGTCAACGGCCTCAACGGGGCGCAAAAGCGGATCGGCCATTATCTGAAGCACGACCGCTCCGCCCTGCTTTTTTCCAACGTGGACGATCTCGCTCAGGCGGCGGGGGTCAGCCGATCGACCGTCGTCCGTTTCGCCAGGAGCCTGGGCTACCGGGGTTTTCCCGAGTTCAAACGGGAGATCCAGCGGGAGATGCGGCGCAAGCTGCGTTCCGCCGCGCGCATGGAGGAAACTTTCGCCGAGCTCGGCAACGACGAGAACATCGTGGCCAAGCTGATCAAGCGCGATATCCAGCTTCTCCAGGAGACGCTCCAGGCGCTCTCGTTTTCCGACTTTCAGCGCGCCGTCGAGATCATCTGGCGGGCACGGCAAGTGTTCATCATCGGTCTCAACGCCTCCATGGCGCTCGCCCACCTGCTCCACTTCCGGCTGGTGCGCGTGAAAAAGGACGCGCGCTGGATCTTCCTCACCGGCGGCAGCGCCCTGGTCGAGCAGCTGGCGTTCATGGGGCGCGAGGACGTGCTCATCGCGATCGATTTCCTCCAGGCGCCCCGGGAGGTCCAGGCCGCGCTGCAGCACGCCAGGAAGGCCGGCGCGCCGATCCTGGGCATCACGGACTTTCCGACTTCCGCCATTGCGAAGGCGGCTGATGTCTGTCTATATGCCAAACGGGGGCTGCACAGCACCGTCAATTCTCTCACCCCCGCCTTCGCGCTCGTGAACGCGCTGGCGATCGCCGTCGTCTGGACGAAAAAGGCCGATTCCATCAAGGCGTTGGCCGAGCTCGACGCCTTGCTCGAAGAACAGACCGTTTAA
- a CDS encoding cupin domain-containing protein — MAKPVKEFEVHPYVQFMADKYNAYKKWIASEGVPIISGAFVQDVRTEPLAYWKRKGCKGAICTFSDQMVADAYIAEIDPGKSTTPQRQLYEEIITIASGRGATTVWYDGTPKRTFEWERGSTFAIPLNAWHQHFNASGTEPCRYFALTSQPVAFELFRDPEFIYNTPYMFKDRFDPGDDEFFSREGKYFTEYYGGILHTNFVPDIRKINLVPREKRGKGTRNMYIHMAGSAMLAHVSQFPVGRYKKAHRHGPGAHVFLLDSTGYTLMWNEGEKPQRYDWHEGTVISPPAGTWHQHYNTGTEPCKFVALHANTAVQREEKGVEQIEFEDEDESLRRLYAEECAKNGVKVDMD; from the coding sequence ATGGCAAAGCCGGTAAAGGAATTCGAAGTTCATCCGTATGTCCAGTTCATGGCGGACAAGTACAACGCCTACAAGAAATGGATCGCCTCGGAAGGCGTGCCGATCATCAGCGGCGCCTTCGTTCAGGACGTGCGCACCGAGCCGCTGGCTTACTGGAAGCGCAAAGGGTGCAAAGGGGCGATCTGCACGTTCTCGGATCAGATGGTGGCCGACGCCTACATCGCGGAGATCGACCCGGGGAAAAGCACCACGCCGCAGCGCCAGCTCTACGAGGAGATCATCACGATCGCTTCGGGGCGAGGGGCGACCACGGTCTGGTACGACGGCACGCCGAAACGAACCTTCGAATGGGAGCGGGGCAGTACCTTCGCGATCCCGCTCAACGCCTGGCATCAGCATTTCAACGCCAGCGGCACCGAGCCGTGCCGCTATTTCGCGCTGACGAGCCAGCCGGTGGCCTTCGAGCTGTTCCGCGACCCCGAGTTCATCTACAACACCCCCTACATGTTCAAGGACCGTTTCGATCCCGGCGACGATGAGTTCTTTTCGCGCGAGGGAAAGTACTTTACGGAATACTACGGCGGGATCCTCCACACGAACTTCGTCCCCGACATCCGCAAGATCAACCTGGTTCCGCGGGAAAAGCGCGGCAAGGGAACGCGCAACATGTACATCCACATGGCGGGCAGCGCGATGCTCGCGCACGTCTCCCAGTTTCCCGTCGGCCGCTACAAGAAAGCGCACCGCCACGGGCCGGGCGCCCACGTCTTCCTGCTCGACTCGACCGGCTACACCCTGATGTGGAACGAGGGGGAAAAGCCGCAGAGGTACGACTGGCACGAAGGCACGGTGATCTCGCCCCCGGCCGGAACCTGGCACCAGCACTACAACACCGGCACGGAGCCGTGTAAGTTCGTCGCGCTCCACGCCAACACCGCGGTGCAGCGCGAAGAGAAGGGCGTCGAGCAGATCGAGTTCGAGGACGAGGACGAGTCCCTGCGCAGGCTTTACGCCGAGGAGTGCGCCAAGAACGGCGTCAAGGTCGACATGGACTGA